A region of Kribbella sp. NBC_01245 DNA encodes the following proteins:
- a CDS encoding Lrp/AsnC family transcriptional regulator, translated as MSVGDTSDRGGTGQLAAPLDAIDRLIVDELVADGRLSIRALAEKVHISRANAYARVERLTSAGVITGFTATVDPLKVGLATSAYVMLNLRQSSWRVLRERLAAIPEVRHVALVGGDFDAILLVRAADNAGLRRVVFDELQAIPEVLSTRTALVFEDLGTP; from the coding sequence ATGTCTGTCGGGGATACCTCTGACCGGGGTGGTACTGGACAGTTGGCCGCGCCCCTCGACGCGATCGATCGTTTGATCGTCGACGAACTGGTCGCGGACGGCCGGCTCTCGATCCGCGCGCTGGCCGAGAAGGTGCACATTTCCCGGGCGAACGCGTATGCGCGGGTCGAGCGGCTGACCAGCGCGGGCGTGATCACCGGCTTCACCGCGACGGTCGATCCGCTCAAGGTCGGGCTGGCCACCTCGGCGTACGTGATGCTCAATCTGCGGCAGAGCTCGTGGCGGGTTTTGCGGGAGCGGCTGGCGGCCATTCCGGAGGTGCGGCATGTGGCGCTGGTGGGTGGCGACTTCGACGCGATTTTGCTGGTGCGGGCGGCTGATAACGCTGGTCTGCGACGGGTGGTCTTTGACGAGCTCCAGGCCATTCCGGAGGTTCTGAGTACGCGGACCGCGCTGGTCTTCGAGGACCTCGGTACGCCCTGA
- a CDS encoding Gfo/Idh/MocA family protein yields MTTRYAVVGTGSRAREYVRAILRDHADTAELVALLDTNPGRLAYHLDLVKGFGGDNLPTYFPSGLEGMIADERVDRVVVTSPDNTHAALVARCLRAGADVIVEKPLTIDAAGTREIVEAQKASGRSVVVTFNYRYSPRNSALRQLIADGAIGRVTGIDFHWMLDTRHGADYFRRWHREKANSGGLLVHKASHHFDLVNWWLDAAPARVFASGSLAFYGAANAEQRGLTPRPPRGTVDGSSADPFLLDLRTDEDLRRLYLDAEHHDGYLRDQDVFGEGITIEDNLALTAEYDSGARLSYSLNAHSPWEGYRIAVNGTAGRVELDVVERAAVLGPEVDPSYSFTPVATGDVRVEGERLVLQRHWESAVEVPIPSGVGGHGGGDAVLFADLFRGVSDDPLGRAADLHDGVRAISVGIAGNESLATGQPVTIADLELGGF; encoded by the coding sequence ATGACGACCCGTTATGCCGTAGTGGGTACCGGGAGTCGAGCCCGGGAGTACGTGCGGGCGATCCTCCGCGATCACGCCGATACGGCCGAGCTTGTCGCCTTGCTCGACACCAACCCGGGCCGGCTGGCGTACCACCTGGACCTCGTCAAGGGCTTCGGCGGCGACAACCTGCCGACGTACTTCCCCAGCGGTCTGGAAGGGATGATCGCCGACGAGCGGGTGGACCGGGTGGTCGTCACCAGCCCCGACAACACCCACGCCGCGTTGGTCGCGCGCTGCCTTCGGGCGGGCGCGGACGTCATCGTGGAGAAGCCGCTCACGATCGACGCCGCCGGCACGCGGGAGATCGTCGAGGCCCAGAAGGCGTCCGGGCGTTCGGTGGTGGTCACCTTCAACTACCGCTACTCGCCTCGGAACAGCGCGCTGCGGCAGCTCATCGCGGACGGCGCGATCGGGCGCGTGACGGGTATCGACTTCCACTGGATGTTGGACACCCGGCATGGCGCCGACTACTTCCGGCGCTGGCATCGGGAGAAGGCGAACTCCGGCGGACTCCTTGTGCACAAGGCCTCCCACCACTTCGACCTGGTCAACTGGTGGCTCGACGCTGCGCCCGCGCGGGTCTTCGCGTCCGGCTCGCTTGCGTTCTATGGGGCTGCGAATGCCGAGCAACGCGGGCTCACCCCCCGACCTCCGCGCGGCACGGTCGACGGCTCATCCGCTGACCCGTTCCTCCTGGATCTGCGGACGGACGAGGACTTGCGCCGGCTGTACCTGGACGCCGAGCACCACGACGGCTATCTGCGTGACCAGGACGTCTTCGGCGAGGGCATCACCATCGAGGACAACCTCGCGCTGACCGCGGAGTACGACAGCGGCGCGCGATTGTCGTACTCCCTCAACGCGCACAGCCCGTGGGAGGGCTATCGCATCGCGGTCAACGGCACGGCCGGCCGGGTCGAGCTCGACGTGGTCGAACGGGCCGCCGTCCTCGGCCCCGAGGTGGACCCGAGCTACTCGTTCACCCCGGTGGCGACGGGCGACGTACGGGTGGAGGGCGAACGCCTTGTGCTGCAACGGCATTGGGAGTCCGCGGTGGAGGTGCCGATCCCGTCGGGTGTTGGTGGTCACGGTGGCGGTGACGCGGTGTTGTTCGCGGACCTCTTCCGCGGGGTTTCGGACGACCCGCTCGGCCGGGCCGCGGATCTCCACGACGGCGTGCGGGCGATTTCGGTCGGTATCGCCGGGAACGAATCCCTCGCGACCGGCCAACCGGTCACGATCGCGGATCTGGAGCTCGGCGGGTTTTAG
- a CDS encoding thiamine pyrophosphate-dependent dehydrogenase E1 component subunit alpha — MPPEKPRKRPVKAKRPAIEEQLLPSTEPIRLIDEHGTAHDHPSYAMPATDLLLKGYDELVAGRRLNDQAGALVRQGRLAVYPSSHGQEACQVAASLVLQDQDWLFPTYRDTVAAVVRGVDPIEVLTLLRGDWHSGYDPYEHNVAPQATPLATQLLHAVGVAQAAKLKGEDTVVMALCGDGATSEGDFHEALNFAAVFQAPVVFFIQNNEYAISVPLDRQTIAPSLAHKGIGYGVPGERADGNDLAGLLAVLGQAVAKARRGEGPQLVEAHTYRVQAHTNADDATRYRDDAEVTPWLERDPLKRAEAYLTAQGLLDDDAKIKAQGNAERIATHLREGLMQEVQPDPADLFAHVYAEPTPQLREQWAFLQDELAREETAR; from the coding sequence ATGCCGCCCGAGAAGCCCCGCAAAAGGCCCGTCAAAGCCAAAAGGCCCGCCATCGAGGAGCAGTTGCTCCCGTCCACCGAGCCGATCCGGCTGATCGACGAGCACGGCACCGCCCACGACCACCCGTCGTACGCGATGCCGGCGACCGACCTGCTGCTCAAGGGGTACGACGAACTCGTCGCCGGCCGCAGGCTCAACGACCAGGCGGGCGCACTCGTACGCCAGGGCCGGCTCGCCGTCTACCCGTCCTCCCACGGCCAAGAGGCCTGCCAGGTCGCGGCCTCACTCGTACTCCAGGATCAGGACTGGCTGTTCCCGACCTACCGGGACACGGTCGCCGCGGTCGTGCGCGGGGTCGACCCGATCGAGGTGCTGACGCTGCTCCGCGGCGACTGGCACTCCGGCTACGACCCGTACGAGCACAACGTCGCACCCCAGGCCACCCCGCTCGCCACGCAGCTCCTGCACGCGGTCGGCGTCGCGCAAGCCGCCAAGCTCAAGGGCGAGGACACCGTCGTGATGGCGTTGTGCGGCGATGGCGCGACGAGTGAGGGCGACTTCCACGAGGCGCTGAACTTCGCCGCCGTCTTCCAGGCCCCGGTCGTCTTCTTCATCCAGAACAACGAGTACGCGATCTCCGTGCCGCTCGACCGCCAGACCATCGCGCCATCCCTTGCCCACAAGGGCATCGGGTACGGCGTGCCGGGAGAACGGGCCGACGGCAACGACCTCGCGGGCCTCCTCGCCGTACTCGGGCAGGCCGTCGCGAAAGCCAGAAGGGGCGAAGGACCGCAGTTGGTCGAGGCCCACACGTATCGGGTGCAGGCGCACACCAACGCCGACGACGCGACCCGCTATCGCGATGACGCCGAGGTCACGCCGTGGCTCGAGCGCGATCCCCTCAAGCGCGCCGAGGCCTATCTCACCGCGCAAGGTCTGCTCGACGACGACGCCAAGATCAAGGCCCAGGGCAACGCCGAGCGGATCGCGACCCACCTGCGCGAAGGCTTGATGCAGGAGGTGCAGCCCGACCCGGCCGACCTCTTCGCCCACGTGTACGCCGAGCCGACGCCGCAACTGCGCGAGCAATGGGCATTCCTGCAGGACGAACTGGCCCGTGAGGAGACCGCGCGATGA
- a CDS encoding dihydrolipoamide acetyltransferase family protein, producing the protein MTVQTFLLPDLGEGLTEAEIVRWLVAVGDVVAVDAPVAEVETAKSIVEVPSPYAGVVAELHGAEGSTVDVGKPLISIGSLPDPAAEQYREEEKAGSGNVLIGYGTSGLHSTGRNRRRRTTPPAKKHAESKVPLVMSPLVRKLAKDTKVDLTTLSGTGAGGVITRRDVENATQPGPVVADEQQAGTDSRTGLPIKLVTPMTGFRKAVATTLSRSRREIPEATTWVDVDATPLLDLRESLRTATDPGPGLLALMARFVVAGLLKYPELNGTVDTERDELIQYDGINLGLAAQTDRGLVVPAVLNAHRLTTRGLDAEIRKVTAEAREGRNIGTAGTFTLNNYGSFGVDGSAAIINHPQVAILGVGRIIDRPWVVDGQLAVRKVTQLSFVFDHRVCDGGTAAGFLRFVADAFENPVSVLADL; encoded by the coding sequence GTGACCGTGCAGACGTTCCTGCTGCCCGATCTCGGCGAAGGACTGACCGAGGCCGAGATTGTCCGCTGGCTGGTCGCCGTCGGTGACGTCGTGGCTGTGGACGCACCGGTCGCCGAGGTCGAGACGGCCAAGTCGATCGTCGAGGTGCCTTCGCCGTACGCCGGAGTGGTCGCCGAGCTGCACGGCGCCGAGGGTTCGACCGTTGACGTCGGCAAGCCGTTGATCTCGATCGGCAGCCTGCCCGATCCGGCCGCCGAGCAGTACCGCGAGGAGGAAAAGGCCGGCTCGGGCAATGTCCTGATCGGTTACGGCACGTCAGGCCTGCACTCGACCGGCCGCAACCGTCGTCGCCGCACTACTCCGCCGGCTAAGAAGCACGCGGAGTCCAAGGTCCCCTTGGTGATGTCGCCGCTGGTGCGGAAGCTGGCGAAGGACACGAAGGTCGATCTGACCACCCTGAGCGGCACCGGCGCAGGCGGCGTCATCACCCGCCGCGACGTCGAAAACGCAACGCAGCCAGGTCCTGTGGTCGCCGACGAGCAGCAGGCAGGGACGGACAGCCGCACCGGCCTGCCGATCAAGCTCGTCACCCCGATGACCGGATTCCGCAAGGCCGTCGCGACCACGTTGAGCCGCAGCCGCCGCGAGATCCCCGAGGCCACCACCTGGGTCGATGTCGACGCCACCCCGCTGCTCGACCTGCGCGAGTCGTTGCGTACGGCAACCGATCCCGGCCCGGGCCTGCTCGCGCTGATGGCCCGTTTTGTCGTCGCCGGCTTGCTCAAGTACCCGGAGCTCAACGGCACGGTCGATACCGAGCGCGATGAGCTGATCCAGTACGACGGCATCAACCTCGGCCTGGCCGCGCAAACCGATCGCGGCCTCGTCGTACCGGCCGTGCTGAACGCGCATCGCCTCACCACCCGCGGGCTCGACGCCGAGATCCGGAAGGTCACGGCCGAGGCGCGCGAGGGCCGCAACATCGGGACGGCAGGCACCTTCACGCTGAACAACTACGGCAGTTTCGGCGTGGACGGCAGCGCGGCGATCATCAACCACCCGCAGGTCGCGATCCTCGGCGTCGGCCGGATCATCGACCGGCCCTGGGTGGTCGACGGTCAGCTGGCGGTTCGCAAGGTCACCCAGCTGTCGTTCGTCTTCGACCACCGGGTCTGCGACGGCGGTACGGCCGCGGGCTTCCTGCGCTTCGTCGCGGACGCCTTTGAAAACCCGGTCTCAGTCCTCGCCGACCTCTGA
- a CDS encoding TetR/AcrR family transcriptional regulator has translation MARAADEKTTLGSVWLRPEPGETRSPLGRAHIVKVAIAILDSEGLDNLTMRRMAVELGTAATSALYWRVATKNDLLELTVDAVIGEAALDDLPGDWRAQLETLARRVYDVLRRHPWASQLLGSHAGLGPNYQAYAERVLEILADAGFTGEGLDAAVSAVFHYVVGAAVADAAWTATIRRSGLSNRDWAAAAGDQLGVGTSVLASYLSRDDLAGPEARFVAGLRAILGGVEDPSEVGED, from the coding sequence ATGGCACGCGCGGCGGATGAGAAGACCACTCTGGGCTCGGTCTGGCTGCGGCCCGAACCGGGCGAGACCCGTTCACCGCTCGGCCGCGCGCACATCGTCAAGGTGGCGATCGCGATCCTCGATTCCGAGGGCCTGGACAACCTGACGATGCGCCGGATGGCCGTCGAGCTCGGTACGGCGGCGACCTCCGCGCTCTACTGGCGAGTGGCCACCAAGAACGATCTACTCGAGTTGACCGTCGACGCGGTCATCGGCGAAGCGGCCCTCGATGACCTGCCCGGCGACTGGCGCGCGCAGCTCGAGACCCTCGCCCGCCGGGTGTACGACGTACTGCGCCGCCATCCGTGGGCCTCCCAGCTACTCGGCAGCCACGCGGGCCTCGGACCGAACTACCAGGCGTACGCCGAACGGGTGCTGGAGATCCTGGCCGACGCGGGCTTCACCGGCGAAGGGCTCGACGCCGCGGTCTCGGCCGTCTTCCACTACGTCGTCGGTGCAGCCGTCGCGGACGCGGCGTGGACGGCCACCATTCGCCGAAGCGGCCTCAGCAATCGCGACTGGGCCGCCGCCGCGGGCGATCAACTCGGCGTCGGCACCAGCGTGCTCGCGTCGTACCTGAGCCGGGACGACCTGGCCGGACCGGAGGCGCGGTTCGTCGCCGGCCTCCGGGCCATCTTGGGTGGTGTCGAGGACCCGTCAGAGGTCGGCGAGGACTGA
- a CDS encoding S1 family peptidase: MTGKLKLALAIAAVATAALGAAGPAQAAQKPGVPTESIVGGTLASTAQTPWAIALNNSGSPSSTGQWCGATLVKANKIVTAAHCVTRAMSTYTAVQGRDSLSQTTVGKTSKISKIWKDPLYGSQPGHDVAVLTLTTPFTGVATLPLETSRAADAVGAQSVVYGWGNTEGTGPANRFQKVTVPVLGDSYCGRSDVYADYDYVANGEICAGYTQGGKDSCQGDSGGPLVLNGQLFGVVSWGIGCADAGNPGVYAEVATYASALQTQINS, encoded by the coding sequence ATGACAGGAAAGCTCAAGCTTGCGCTGGCTATCGCCGCAGTTGCCACCGCCGCCCTCGGTGCAGCCGGACCCGCGCAGGCCGCACAGAAGCCCGGCGTCCCGACGGAGAGCATCGTCGGCGGCACCTTGGCCAGCACCGCCCAGACGCCCTGGGCAATCGCCCTGAACAACAGCGGCTCCCCCTCGTCGACCGGCCAGTGGTGCGGCGCCACGCTCGTCAAGGCGAACAAGATCGTCACGGCGGCGCACTGCGTCACCCGCGCGATGAGCACCTACACGGCCGTCCAGGGTCGCGACAGCCTGTCGCAGACCACGGTCGGCAAGACCTCCAAGATCTCGAAGATCTGGAAGGACCCGCTGTACGGCAGCCAGCCCGGCCACGACGTCGCCGTACTGACGCTGACCACGCCGTTCACCGGTGTCGCCACCCTGCCGCTGGAGACCAGCCGCGCGGCCGACGCCGTCGGTGCCCAGTCGGTCGTCTACGGCTGGGGCAACACCGAAGGCACCGGCCCCGCGAACCGCTTCCAGAAGGTGACCGTCCCGGTCCTCGGGGACTCGTACTGCGGCCGGTCGGACGTCTACGCGGACTACGACTACGTGGCCAACGGCGAGATCTGCGCCGGCTACACCCAGGGTGGCAAGGACTCTTGCCAGGGTGACTCCGGTGGCCCGCTGGTCCTGAACGGCCAGCTCTTCGGGGTCGTGTCGTGGGGTATCGGTTGCGCCGACGCCGGCAACCCGGGCGTGTACGCCGAGGTGGCCACTTACGCCTCCGCGCTGCAGACCCAGATCAACAGCTAG
- a CDS encoding DUF3592 domain-containing protein, which produces MVIWGYLFVVAGAAGVLAAGVLARRERRLTRGFAATGQLVAIEVDQKTTKSGISTYRYPVIRFHTADGREVQARSPYADAGGKAVGESIDVVYSPQDPAEFRVAGSSLGLVGVAAFGTAGAVLLLIGLLFVTYA; this is translated from the coding sequence GTGGTGATCTGGGGATACCTGTTCGTGGTCGCGGGGGCGGCCGGGGTACTGGCGGCCGGGGTGCTGGCGCGACGCGAGCGACGGCTCACGCGGGGTTTTGCCGCGACGGGTCAGCTGGTCGCGATCGAGGTCGACCAGAAGACGACCAAGAGTGGGATCAGCACGTACCGCTATCCCGTCATCCGCTTCCACACGGCCGACGGGCGCGAGGTGCAGGCCCGGTCGCCGTACGCCGACGCCGGCGGGAAGGCCGTTGGCGAGTCGATCGACGTGGTCTACTCCCCGCAGGATCCGGCCGAGTTCCGGGTGGCCGGCAGTTCGCTCGGTCTGGTCGGTGTCGCGGCGTTCGGCACGGCCGGCGCGGTGCTGCTGCTGATCGGCCTCCTTTTCGTCACGTACGCCTGA
- a CDS encoding LacI family DNA-binding transcriptional regulator — MAKGSREVVTRNDVAQYAGVSTAVVSYVVNDGPRAVSPRTRDRVLEAIRVLGYRPNAAARALKVGSTRTFGLVMPDGGNPLYAELAKAVEKEAATRGYVVLQTNTDSDPAVEKRKISDLLARQVDGLILATPTGEPGATELAELNDSGIPVVALNRPVRGTTSICPEYRAGARLGVEHLIGHGHERIGLVMGIERSAWSPERELGWRDALVAAGLPEGPIARAEFSRQGGYDAGRQLLTTTNPPMPVKQAKVAKLLKATERPTAIFVSSDLQAVGVLRALHEAGLDVPGEMAVVAFDGTAESEFSWPPLSVVRQPLEAVAQKAVSRLLDEVDEPVEAFTYPTELVLRASCGCN; from the coding sequence ATGGCGAAGGGCTCACGCGAGGTTGTCACCAGGAACGACGTGGCCCAGTACGCCGGAGTCAGTACGGCCGTCGTGAGCTACGTCGTCAACGACGGTCCGCGAGCGGTCTCGCCACGGACGCGCGATCGGGTGCTCGAGGCGATCCGCGTGCTCGGTTATCGCCCGAACGCGGCCGCCCGTGCGTTGAAGGTCGGCAGCACGCGCACGTTCGGCCTGGTCATGCCCGACGGCGGCAACCCCCTGTACGCCGAGCTCGCGAAGGCCGTCGAGAAGGAGGCCGCCACGCGCGGCTACGTCGTACTGCAGACGAATACCGACAGCGACCCGGCGGTGGAGAAGCGCAAGATCTCCGACCTGCTCGCCCGCCAGGTCGACGGCCTCATCCTCGCCACGCCGACCGGCGAACCGGGCGCGACCGAGTTGGCCGAGCTGAACGATTCGGGCATCCCGGTCGTCGCGCTGAACCGCCCGGTGCGGGGAACGACCTCGATCTGCCCCGAGTACCGGGCCGGCGCTCGCCTCGGCGTTGAGCACCTGATCGGTCACGGCCATGAGCGGATCGGCCTGGTGATGGGCATCGAGCGGAGCGCCTGGAGCCCGGAGCGCGAACTCGGCTGGCGCGACGCCCTCGTCGCCGCGGGTTTGCCGGAGGGCCCGATCGCCCGGGCCGAGTTCAGCCGCCAGGGTGGGTACGACGCCGGGCGGCAGTTGCTGACGACGACGAACCCGCCGATGCCCGTCAAGCAGGCGAAGGTCGCCAAGTTGCTTAAGGCAACCGAAAGGCCGACGGCGATCTTCGTCAGCTCGGACCTGCAGGCCGTCGGCGTGCTCCGGGCTCTCCATGAGGCCGGCCTCGACGTACCGGGGGAGATGGCGGTTGTCGCCTTCGATGGCACGGCCGAGTCGGAGTTCAGCTGGCCGCCGCTCAGCGTCGTACGGCAGCCGCTGGAGGCCGTCGCGCAGAAGGCGGTCAGCCGTCTGCTCGACGAGGTCGACGAACCGGTCGAGGCCTTCACCTACCCGACCGAGTTGGTCCTTCGCGCCTCTTGCGGCTGCAACTAA
- the uppS gene encoding polyprenyl diphosphate synthase yields MTLLAPFYSLYVRRLRARLDGRPIPAHVGIVMDGNRRWARGQGHANPSVGHRYGAEHVEKMLGWCESVGVRHVTTFVCSTENLVKRGDAEVAYLMRVTEEVVASRLSQPGGRWQLHIAGMLDLLPDSTARALKEAVEATKDCTTGNHLNLAIGYGGRQEVVEAVRSLLETEAAAGKGLADLAGSVTMDDIKRHLYTAGQPDPELIIRTSGELRMSNFLLWQSTRSELYFCDAYWPAFREVDFLRALRSYADRTQRA; encoded by the coding sequence ATGACGTTGCTCGCGCCGTTCTACTCGCTGTACGTCCGTCGCCTTCGGGCCCGGCTCGACGGCCGGCCGATACCGGCGCATGTCGGCATCGTGATGGACGGCAATCGGCGCTGGGCCCGCGGTCAGGGGCACGCGAACCCGAGTGTCGGACATCGGTACGGCGCGGAGCACGTCGAGAAGATGCTGGGCTGGTGCGAGTCGGTCGGGGTGCGCCACGTGACGACCTTCGTCTGCTCCACCGAGAACCTGGTCAAACGCGGCGATGCCGAGGTCGCGTACCTGATGCGCGTGACCGAGGAGGTGGTCGCGAGTCGCCTCAGCCAACCCGGCGGGCGGTGGCAGCTGCACATCGCGGGCATGCTCGATCTGCTGCCGGACAGTACGGCGCGGGCGCTGAAGGAGGCGGTCGAGGCGACCAAGGACTGTACGACCGGCAACCACCTCAACCTGGCGATCGGATACGGCGGGCGGCAGGAAGTGGTGGAGGCCGTTCGGTCGTTGCTGGAGACCGAGGCGGCCGCGGGCAAGGGCCTCGCCGACCTCGCCGGAAGCGTGACGATGGACGACATCAAGCGTCATCTCTACACGGCCGGGCAGCCCGATCCCGAGCTGATCATCCGCACGAGTGGTGAGCTGCGGATGTCCAACTTCCTGCTCTGGCAAAGCACCCGGTCTGAGCTGTATTTCTGCGACGCCTACTGGCCGGCGTTCCGCGAGGTCGACTTCCTCCGCGCGCTCCGCTCGTACGCCGATCGCACCCAACGCGCCTGA
- a CDS encoding alpha-ketoacid dehydrogenase subunit beta produces the protein MTYTKISMGQALNQALRDAMAADETVLVFGEDVGPLGGVFRITDGLTAEFGESRCFDTPLAEAGIVGTAIGLAMNGMRPVVEMQFDAFAYPAFEQIVSHAAKMRNRTRGRVTLPMVIRVPYAGGIGGVEHHCDSSESYYVNTPGLTVVAPATVADAYTLLRRAIESPDPVVFLEPKKLYWAKEEVDLTQAEPGIGKAVVRREGGDATLIAYGPAVPIALEAAEVAATEGRQLQVVDVRSLVPFDDETVCAAVRSTGRAVVVAEATGFASVSSEIVARVTERCFHSLAAPIRRVTGFDIPFPPPKLERHQLPSVDRILDAVDDLQWEDS, from the coding sequence ATGACGTACACCAAGATCTCCATGGGGCAGGCGCTGAACCAGGCGCTGCGCGACGCGATGGCCGCCGACGAGACCGTACTGGTCTTCGGCGAGGACGTCGGCCCGCTCGGTGGCGTCTTCCGGATCACCGACGGTCTGACCGCGGAGTTCGGCGAGAGCCGCTGCTTCGATACGCCGTTGGCCGAGGCCGGCATCGTCGGTACGGCGATCGGCCTCGCGATGAACGGGATGCGCCCGGTCGTCGAGATGCAGTTCGACGCGTTCGCCTATCCGGCGTTCGAGCAGATCGTCAGCCACGCCGCCAAGATGCGGAACCGCACTCGCGGCCGGGTCACCCTGCCGATGGTCATCCGTGTCCCGTACGCCGGGGGCATCGGCGGCGTCGAGCATCACTGCGACTCGTCCGAGAGCTACTACGTCAACACGCCGGGCCTTACCGTCGTTGCGCCTGCCACGGTTGCCGATGCGTACACCTTGTTGCGTAGGGCAATCGAATCGCCTGACCCGGTTGTCTTCCTGGAGCCGAAGAAGCTCTACTGGGCAAAGGAAGAGGTCGACCTCACGCAGGCCGAGCCCGGCATCGGCAAGGCCGTCGTACGGCGTGAGGGTGGCGACGCGACGTTGATCGCGTACGGACCGGCTGTTCCGATCGCGCTGGAAGCGGCCGAGGTGGCTGCGACCGAGGGGCGCCAGTTGCAGGTCGTGGATGTGCGCTCGCTGGTGCCGTTCGACGACGAGACGGTTTGCGCCGCCGTACGGAGCACTGGCAGGGCCGTAGTCGTTGCCGAGGCCACCGGATTCGCGAGCGTGTCGTCGGAGATCGTTGCCCGAGTCACCGAACGGTGCTTCCATTCGCTGGCGGCGCCCATCCGCCGGGTGACCGGGTTCGACATCCCGTTCCCGCCACCGAAGTTGGAACGGCATCAGTTGCCAAGCGTTGACCGCATTCTCGACGCCGTGGACGATCTGCAGTGGGAGGACTCGTGA